Proteins from a genomic interval of Streptomyces sp. NBC_00820:
- a CDS encoding CBS domain-containing protein: MKVSEVTTAPPVCVAGSVSPVDDLQVAHLTFRRAGVRRLPVLDGGRVVGVLTTDDLFLDVFRRPADLLGPAARSVMQEPPGPPSARGGPYEP; the protein is encoded by the coding sequence ATGAAGGTCTCCGAGGTGACGACCGCCCCTCCCGTGTGCGTCGCGGGCAGCGTCTCCCCTGTGGACGACCTCCAGGTGGCCCACCTGACGTTCCGCCGCGCCGGTGTGCGACGCCTTCCGGTCCTCGACGGTGGCCGGGTGGTCGGCGTCCTGACCACCGACGACCTGTTCCTGGACGTATTCCGGCGGCCGGCCGACCTGCTGGGACCGGCTGCCCGGAGCGTGATGCAAGAGCCGCCCGGGCCGCCTTCGGCACGCGGCGGTCCGTATGAGCCCTGA
- a CDS encoding pyridoxamine 5'-phosphate oxidase family protein, whose product MRAHLGDQLVVESRATGAGRRDGEIVGLHHEDGTPPYDVRWSDTDEVTLVFPGPDAHISHLQTAREAQPDTGEAGTMSTTAPPREAANPGDIGRRVALERRRQGVSMEEAARRARMSPDYLAYLEEQPADPTSSTLIRLAGALGTTVAALRGGGIDLPPGQGHALLHPRLRDLGPEECRTLLSTHGVGRVAVRTSDGRPAVVPVNYEVIDDAIVFRTDPGSVTAAAAGKEVAFEVDHVDEALSQGWSVLAVGPASVVTEPDAVRRLTQHAHTTPWAGGEREMWVSIRPASLTGRRITPADQ is encoded by the coding sequence ATGCGAGCTCACCTCGGCGACCAGCTCGTCGTCGAAAGCCGGGCGACCGGCGCCGGCAGGCGCGACGGCGAGATCGTCGGACTCCACCACGAGGACGGAACACCCCCCTACGATGTGCGCTGGTCGGACACGGACGAGGTGACGCTCGTGTTCCCCGGGCCCGACGCACACATCAGCCACCTCCAGACCGCGCGAGAAGCACAGCCGGACACGGGTGAGGCGGGGACCATGTCCACAACCGCCCCACCGCGCGAGGCGGCCAACCCCGGCGACATCGGCCGCCGCGTGGCCCTCGAGCGCCGGCGACAGGGAGTCAGCATGGAGGAGGCAGCCCGCCGCGCCCGGATGTCGCCCGACTATCTCGCCTACCTCGAGGAACAGCCGGCGGACCCGACTTCGTCCACTCTCATCAGGCTGGCCGGCGCACTGGGAACCACGGTCGCCGCTCTGCGCGGCGGCGGCATCGATCTCCCACCGGGCCAGGGACACGCACTGCTGCACCCTCGGCTGAGGGACCTCGGCCCGGAGGAATGCCGCACCCTGCTCTCCACGCACGGCGTGGGACGCGTCGCGGTACGGACGTCCGACGGCCGCCCGGCGGTCGTCCCGGTCAACTACGAGGTCATCGACGACGCCATCGTCTTCCGGACCGATCCGGGCTCCGTGACCGCAGCGGCCGCGGGCAAGGAGGTCGCATTCGAGGTCGACCACGTGGACGAAGCCCTGAGTCAGGGCTGGAGCGTACTCGCCGTCGGTCCCGCGAGTGTGGTGACGGAGCCCGACGCCGTACGCAGGCTCACCCAGCATGCCCACACCACGCCGTGGGCGGGCGGTGAGCGCGAGATGTGGGTGTCGATCAGGCCCGCGAGCCTCACGGGCCGCCGGATCACTCCGGCCGATCAGTAG
- a CDS encoding glycoside hydrolase family 65 protein, translated as MSEWTWEWTGYDPTAEQLRESLCTLGNGYFATRGALPECRADLVHYPGTYAAGCYDRLDSTVAGRRVVNEDLVNLPNWLLLRFRLRRAEGTWGPWFSPSTHSLLDHRHTLDLRRATLTRSFRHRTGETGVLGVEQTRLVHMGDPHLAALRTVFTAEGWSGEIEIESCLDGEVINGNVHRYRALSHRHVTRVRTGAQEPHTVWLSCRTSTSDIAVALAARTKVVSDRPPSSELRPGRHRATHRLVIPAVPGRPVTVEKTVALHTSRDTAISDPLGEAVDRVSNAADFPTLLDSHTAAWEQLWRRADIQVSGEAGRTLRFHLFHVLQTLSPHTADLDVGVPARGLHGEAYRGHVFWDELFVLPYLNLHFPEVSRALLNYRHRRLPRACRAAAAAGRAGAMYPWQSGSDGREESQEWHLNPRSGRWLPDHSRLQHHVGSAIAYNVWQYCEATGDTEYLHTKGAEMLLQIARFWADLAVLDTATGRYRIRGVVGPDEYHDSYPGAESPGLDDNTYTNVTAAWVLTRTLELLRRLPAWRREELFQRVRLGAEEVPKWEEVSRRLRVPFHQGVISQFDGYDNLAELDWDAYRARYGTFRRLDRILESEGDTVNRFKASKQADVLMLGYLFSPAELRALFRRLGYDLDDDIWRRTVDYYLRRTSHGSTLSELVHGLVLAKARRAEAWQYVHDALEADIADIQGGTTGEGVHLGAMAGTLDLVQRGLTGLETREDALWLHPVPLPTLSEYGFTMHYRGHWGIRVRRRGGQLEIAVPDSDESSIRVVLADRAVTVAPGETCVLVLPEE; from the coding sequence ATGTCGGAATGGACATGGGAGTGGACGGGCTACGACCCCACCGCCGAACAGTTGCGTGAATCTCTCTGCACACTGGGCAACGGCTACTTCGCCACGCGGGGCGCGCTGCCGGAGTGCCGGGCCGACCTGGTGCACTACCCGGGAACCTACGCGGCCGGGTGCTACGACCGCCTGGATTCGACCGTGGCGGGGCGCCGGGTGGTGAACGAGGATCTGGTCAATCTCCCGAACTGGCTGCTTCTCCGGTTCCGTCTGCGCCGCGCCGAGGGCACGTGGGGCCCGTGGTTCTCTCCCAGCACGCACTCCCTCCTGGACCACCGCCACACCCTGGATCTGCGCCGTGCCACCCTCACCAGGTCTTTCCGTCACCGGACCGGCGAGACGGGTGTGCTCGGCGTGGAACAGACCCGTCTGGTGCACATGGGGGATCCTCACCTGGCCGCGCTTCGGACGGTCTTCACCGCCGAGGGCTGGTCCGGAGAGATCGAGATCGAGAGCTGTCTCGACGGTGAAGTGATCAACGGCAATGTGCACCGCTACCGCGCGCTCAGTCACCGCCATGTGACCCGGGTGCGGACGGGCGCACAGGAGCCTCACACGGTCTGGCTGAGCTGTCGCACCAGCACGTCGGACATCGCTGTCGCCCTGGCTGCCCGGACAAAGGTGGTCTCCGACCGGCCCCCGTCGTCGGAGCTTCGTCCTGGCCGCCACCGTGCCACTCATCGCCTCGTGATCCCGGCCGTCCCGGGCCGTCCCGTCACCGTGGAGAAGACCGTGGCACTCCACACCTCACGGGACACAGCGATCAGCGACCCCCTCGGCGAAGCGGTCGACCGGGTGTCAAACGCGGCGGACTTCCCCACTCTCCTGGACTCCCATACCGCCGCGTGGGAGCAGTTGTGGCGGCGAGCGGACATCCAGGTGTCCGGCGAGGCCGGCCGCACTCTGCGATTCCATCTCTTCCATGTCCTGCAGACGCTGTCACCGCACACCGCGGATCTTGACGTGGGCGTCCCGGCCCGGGGACTGCACGGCGAGGCGTACCGGGGTCATGTCTTCTGGGACGAGCTCTTCGTCCTGCCGTATCTCAACCTCCACTTCCCGGAGGTCTCCCGGGCGCTGCTCAACTACCGCCACCGGCGCCTCCCGCGGGCCTGCCGGGCGGCCGCCGCGGCCGGCCGGGCCGGGGCCATGTACCCGTGGCAGAGCGGCAGCGACGGCCGTGAGGAGTCCCAGGAGTGGCATCTCAATCCCCGCTCGGGCCGTTGGCTGCCGGACCACTCCCGGCTTCAGCACCACGTGGGCTCGGCGATCGCCTACAACGTGTGGCAGTACTGCGAGGCCACCGGCGACACGGAGTACCTGCACACCAAGGGCGCGGAGATGCTGCTGCAGATCGCCCGCTTCTGGGCGGACCTCGCCGTCCTCGACACCGCCACGGGCCGCTACCGGATCCGCGGGGTGGTCGGCCCCGACGAGTACCACGACAGCTACCCGGGTGCCGAGTCGCCGGGACTGGACGACAACACGTACACCAATGTCACCGCCGCCTGGGTCCTCACCCGCACGCTGGAACTCCTGCGGCGCCTTCCCGCATGGCGTCGCGAGGAACTGTTCCAGCGGGTCCGGCTGGGAGCTGAGGAAGTGCCCAAGTGGGAGGAGGTCTCGCGTCGGTTGCGGGTGCCCTTCCACCAGGGCGTCATCAGCCAGTTCGACGGCTACGACAACCTCGCCGAACTCGACTGGGACGCCTACCGCGCGCGCTACGGCACCTTCCGGCGGCTGGACCGGATCCTCGAGTCCGAGGGCGACACGGTCAACCGTTTCAAGGCGTCCAAGCAGGCCGACGTCCTCATGCTCGGCTACCTGTTCTCGCCCGCCGAGCTGCGGGCTCTGTTCCGGCGTCTCGGCTACGACCTGGACGACGACATCTGGCGCAGAACCGTGGACTACTACCTGCGGCGCACCAGCCACGGCTCCACCCTCAGCGAACTCGTCCACGGCCTGGTCCTCGCCAAAGCCAGACGGGCCGAGGCATGGCAGTACGTCCACGACGCCCTGGAAGCGGACATCGCCGACATCCAGGGCGGCACGACAGGCGAGGGCGTCCATCTCGGGGCCATGGCCGGGACCCTCGACCTGGTGCAACGCGGCCTGACGGGACTGGAGACGCGCGAGGACGCCCTGTGGCTGCACCCGGTGCCTCTCCCCACGCTCTCGGAATACGGTTTCACGATGCACTATCGCGGTCACTGGGGCATTCGTGTACGGCGCCGCGGGGGTCAGTTGGAGATCGCCGTCCCGGACTCGGACGAGTCGTCGATCCGAGTCGTACTGGCCGACCGTGCGGTGACCGTCGCCCCCGGGGAGACGTGCGTGCTCGTGCTGCCGGAGGAGTGA
- a CDS encoding FAD:protein FMN transferase, with protein sequence MAEADERMRHTEEVMGTVVSFDLRHAPTPGLRGALTRAVRLLHDADRVYSPFRTDSVISRLRRGEVRRDTVPPQVRHVLELCETAHSRTRGAFDVWADGAPDPCGLVKGWAAERAWRLLREAGAADVCVNAGGDVRAGSTGVWRIGISDPRRPGHLLTCVEGRDIAVATSGTTERGGHISDPRTGRPARGLLSATVTGPTLVWADVFATAAVVLGAGEAHEWIASQPGYALLTVSDDGSVRASRDFPPSALTAE encoded by the coding sequence GTGGCTGAGGCGGACGAGCGGATGCGGCACACCGAGGAGGTCATGGGCACGGTCGTCTCGTTCGACCTCCGCCACGCGCCCACCCCCGGTCTGCGGGGTGCCCTGACCCGCGCCGTGCGCCTCCTCCACGATGCCGACCGGGTGTACTCGCCTTTCCGCACCGACAGCGTGATCAGCCGCCTGCGCCGCGGCGAGGTCCGGCGCGACACGGTGCCCCCTCAGGTACGGCACGTGCTGGAGCTGTGCGAGACGGCACACAGTCGCACCCGGGGGGCCTTCGACGTCTGGGCGGACGGTGCGCCTGACCCCTGCGGGCTCGTCAAGGGCTGGGCGGCAGAACGCGCGTGGCGCCTTCTGCGGGAGGCGGGAGCCGCGGACGTGTGCGTGAACGCCGGCGGCGACGTGCGGGCGGGGAGCACGGGCGTGTGGCGGATCGGCATCAGCGACCCCCGGCGCCCCGGGCACCTGCTGACGTGCGTCGAGGGCCGCGACATCGCCGTCGCCACCTCCGGCACGACAGAGCGGGGCGGCCACATCAGCGACCCACGTACCGGACGGCCGGCACGGGGCCTGCTCTCCGCCACGGTCACGGGCCCCACGCTGGTGTGGGCCGACGTGTTCGCGACGGCGGCGGTCGTGCTGGGAGCCGGCGAAGCGCACGAATGGATCGCCTCGCAGCCCGGCTACGCCCTCCTCACCGTCTCGGACGACGGTTCGGTCCGGGCGAGCAGGGACTTTCCGCCGTCGGCCCTCACCGCTGAGTGA
- a CDS encoding FMN-binding protein, which translates to MRRTLFTFAATAAGITTLLALKPHQPPAPAAAAGPTGGTSPLQGHGTTANPSGVYTGDTVDTPYGPVQVRITLRGGRLTGVTALRTPDGNPRDREIASYAVPRLTGEALDAQSARIDAVSGATYTSGGYVRSLQSALDKASG; encoded by the coding sequence ATGCGCCGTACCCTGTTCACCTTCGCCGCCACCGCGGCCGGCATCACCACGCTGCTCGCTCTCAAGCCGCACCAGCCGCCCGCGCCCGCGGCGGCGGCCGGCCCCACGGGCGGAACCTCGCCGCTGCAGGGACACGGCACCACCGCGAACCCCTCGGGCGTCTACACGGGCGACACGGTCGACACTCCCTACGGACCCGTTCAGGTGCGGATCACCCTGCGGGGCGGAAGGCTCACGGGTGTGACCGCACTGCGCACGCCGGACGGCAATCCGCGGGACCGCGAGATCGCCTCCTACGCGGTGCCGCGCCTGACCGGTGAGGCGCTCGACGCACAGAGCGCCCGCATCGACGCCGTCTCGGGAGCGACATACACGAGCGGCGGGTACGTCCGTTCCCTGCAGAGCGCCCTGGACAAGGCGAGTGGCTGA
- a CDS encoding ferredoxin reductase family protein, translating to MSTDGIRLLSAPRDHRGPVRRRGVPVAVIVWSVRLAAVAGGIGVLGLWWSDTSTVVGLPGWLTGAGRLSGLLAGYLCALVVLLMSRMPWLDRTAGPDRLARWHAWLGRYTITLVTAHLLLIIEGYALTGRTSPVTEAGQVLLHYPDMLKALAAFVIFLVTAFVSARAARRRLRHETWYHLHLATYAAVFLAFGHQLSTGADFVGHPAAQACWYALYGGVAGLICWFRVLEPLRLSRRHRLRVAEVRPEGPGVVSVLITGDRMEELHVRPGQFMRWRFMAPGMRWTSSPYSLSAPADGRGLRITVKAAGDHSAQLARLRPGTRVWAEGPYGALTPDRARGTGSLLLAGGVGITPLRVLFETLPGDTVLLYWARRPEDLVLRGELETLAATRGARLHLSVSEPAGYRLPLDARNLRALVPDVRARDCYVCGPPGMAEAARDALRAAGVPSRRIHSESFTF from the coding sequence GTGAGCACTGACGGCATACGACTCCTCAGCGCGCCGCGCGATCACCGAGGACCGGTCCGCCGGCGGGGCGTGCCTGTCGCGGTGATCGTCTGGTCGGTACGACTGGCGGCCGTGGCCGGGGGGATCGGCGTACTCGGGCTGTGGTGGTCGGACACGTCCACCGTGGTGGGTCTGCCGGGCTGGCTGACGGGAGCGGGACGCCTGTCGGGGCTGCTGGCCGGATACCTGTGCGCGCTGGTGGTGCTGCTGATGAGCCGGATGCCCTGGCTGGACCGCACAGCCGGTCCGGACCGCCTGGCGCGGTGGCACGCCTGGCTCGGCAGGTACACGATCACGCTCGTCACGGCCCACCTGCTGCTGATCATCGAGGGCTATGCCCTGACCGGTCGCACGTCGCCGGTCACCGAGGCAGGTCAGGTCTTGCTGCACTACCCGGACATGCTCAAGGCGCTCGCCGCGTTCGTGATCTTCCTGGTCACCGCCTTCGTCTCCGCGCGGGCCGCACGCCGCCGACTGCGCCACGAGACGTGGTACCACCTCCATCTCGCCACCTACGCCGCCGTGTTCCTGGCCTTCGGGCACCAACTGTCGACCGGGGCGGACTTCGTGGGTCATCCCGCGGCCCAGGCATGCTGGTACGCCCTGTACGGCGGTGTCGCGGGACTGATCTGCTGGTTCCGCGTGCTGGAACCCCTGCGTCTGTCGCGCCGGCACCGACTGCGGGTCGCCGAGGTCAGGCCCGAGGGCCCGGGCGTGGTGTCGGTGCTCATCACGGGCGACCGCATGGAGGAGCTGCACGTGCGCCCCGGGCAGTTCATGCGCTGGCGGTTCATGGCGCCCGGCATGCGGTGGACCTCCTCGCCGTACTCGCTGTCGGCGCCGGCCGACGGCCGTGGACTGAGGATCACGGTCAAGGCCGCCGGCGACCACAGCGCCCAGCTGGCGCGGCTCCGTCCCGGCACCCGGGTCTGGGCGGAGGGGCCGTACGGCGCGCTGACGCCGGATCGCGCCCGCGGTACCGGGAGCCTGCTCCTGGCAGGGGGTGTCGGCATCACGCCCCTGCGGGTTCTGTTCGAGACGCTGCCCGGCGACACCGTGCTGCTGTACTGGGCCCGCAGGCCCGAGGACCTGGTCCTGCGCGGCGAACTGGAGACGCTGGCGGCCACTCGCGGCGCCCGGCTCCACCTCTCGGTGAGCGAACCGGCGGGCTACCGGCTCCCGCTCGACGCGCGGAACCTGCGGGCCCTGGTCCCCGACGTCCGTGCCCGTGACTGCTACGTGTGTGGACCGCCGGGGATGGCCGAGGCCGCCCGCGACGCCCTGCGGGCGGCAGGAGTGCCCTCCCGCCGCATCCACAGCGAGTCGTTCACCTTCTAG
- a CDS encoding response regulator transcription factor has translation MNTHDSPTPPLRTSDGRMPRALVVDDEADLTDVVAAALRSEGWQVRTAAGAAEALTAAASFEPDAVVLDWMLPDGDGPGVLRALRRDRPSICVLFLTARDAVEDRVAGITAGADDYVTKPFSIEELLARLRGLMRRAGLTARSAPDSTHLVFGDLVMDEDAREVTRGGSPVELSRTEFELLRYLMRNPRRVLSKAQILDRVWAYDFGGRAHVVELYISYLRKKIDAGRPPLIHTVRGVGYVLRPALR, from the coding sequence ATGAACACCCACGACTCCCCCACCCCGCCCCTGCGTACCTCCGACGGAAGGATGCCTCGCGCCCTCGTCGTGGACGACGAGGCCGACCTCACCGACGTCGTAGCGGCCGCCCTGCGTTCCGAGGGCTGGCAGGTGCGCACCGCGGCCGGTGCGGCCGAGGCGCTCACCGCAGCCGCTTCGTTCGAGCCGGACGCCGTGGTCCTCGACTGGATGCTGCCCGACGGCGACGGACCGGGCGTCCTGCGCGCACTGCGCCGTGACCGTCCCAGCATCTGTGTGCTCTTCCTCACCGCACGCGACGCCGTGGAAGACCGTGTCGCCGGAATCACGGCCGGCGCCGACGACTACGTCACCAAGCCCTTCAGCATCGAGGAGCTCCTGGCCCGGCTGCGCGGTCTGATGCGCAGAGCCGGCCTCACCGCGCGGAGCGCACCGGACAGCACACACCTCGTCTTCGGCGATCTGGTCATGGACGAGGACGCCCGTGAGGTCACCCGCGGCGGCAGCCCCGTAGAGCTGTCCCGGACCGAGTTCGAGCTCCTGCGCTACCTCATGCGCAATCCCCGGCGCGTACTCTCCAAGGCCCAGATCCTCGACCGCGTCTGGGCCTACGACTTCGGGGGCCGTGCCCACGTCGTCGAGCTGTACATCAGCTACCTCCGCAAGAAGATCGACGCGGGTCGGCCGCCACTCATCCACACCGTCCGCGGCGTGGGCTACGTCCTGCGCCCGGCACTGCGATGA
- a CDS encoding sensor histidine kinase translates to MPRSLRARLTAGLVCLLALACTCVGIVTVLALQGFLVSRLDQQLVTAGGRFAASLEHEARPDADNVPDTRGQADGTFGARTLDGRVTVAAVVHGAADLTVPLTTRDRRTLLAVLPDGRPRTIHLSATGAYRVAAWRGDDRDILLTGLPLHPVEETVHRLEAVESVVFAAVLVTAGVAGALWVRRSLRPLDELDRTARDVTALPLAAGQVAMPPPLPADRPDTEVGRLTHSFNQLLGHVGDALDRRHRGEERLRTFAADAGHELRTPVATIRAHAELALRQAAPLPGDVRHALERIEVQSRRMSVLVDELLLLARLDAGRELRREPVDLTRIVLDATEDAAARHPGHRWELDLPEEPVEVTGDPERLQQAVTNLLSNAGRHTPEGTRVDIALSAGPRWTRLSVTDDGPGIPADLRARVFGRFTRGDTSRARATGSTGLGLAIVDAVARAHSGRAEVQSRPGRTCFTLVLPSARDGQPVEPP, encoded by the coding sequence ATGCCCCGGTCCCTGCGGGCACGTCTGACCGCGGGACTCGTGTGCCTGCTCGCGCTCGCCTGCACGTGTGTCGGCATCGTCACGGTCCTGGCGCTGCAAGGGTTCCTCGTCAGCCGCCTGGACCAACAGCTCGTCACTGCCGGCGGCCGGTTCGCCGCCAGCCTGGAACACGAGGCACGGCCCGACGCCGACAACGTCCCGGACACCCGAGGCCAGGCCGACGGCACGTTCGGCGCCCGCACCCTGGACGGCCGGGTCACCGTGGCCGCGGTCGTGCACGGGGCCGCCGACCTCACCGTTCCGCTGACCACGCGCGACCGGCGCACGCTGCTCGCCGTACTCCCCGACGGCCGGCCCCGCACGATCCACCTGAGCGCCACCGGTGCCTACCGCGTCGCCGCCTGGCGCGGCGACGACCGTGACATCCTGCTCACCGGCCTGCCCCTGCACCCGGTCGAGGAGACCGTGCACCGGCTCGAGGCCGTGGAGTCGGTCGTCTTCGCCGCGGTCCTCGTCACCGCGGGCGTGGCCGGCGCGCTGTGGGTACGACGCTCTCTGCGTCCGCTGGACGAGCTGGACCGTACGGCCCGGGACGTGACCGCCCTCCCGCTGGCCGCCGGACAGGTCGCCATGCCACCGCCCCTGCCGGCGGACCGCCCCGACACAGAGGTGGGCCGCCTCACCCATTCCTTCAACCAGCTGCTCGGTCACGTCGGCGACGCCCTCGACCGCCGCCACCGGGGCGAAGAGCGCCTGCGCACCTTCGCCGCCGACGCCGGACACGAACTGCGGACCCCCGTCGCCACCATCCGCGCCCACGCCGAACTCGCCCTGCGGCAGGCCGCACCCCTGCCGGGCGACGTACGGCACGCCCTGGAGCGCATCGAGGTGCAGTCACGGCGCATGAGCGTCCTGGTCGACGAGCTCCTGCTCCTGGCGCGGCTCGACGCGGGACGCGAGCTCCGCCGGGAACCCGTCGATCTGACCCGCATCGTGCTGGACGCCACCGAGGACGCCGCCGCCCGTCACCCCGGACACCGCTGGGAACTCGATCTCCCCGAAGAACCGGTGGAGGTCACCGGCGACCCGGAACGCCTCCAGCAGGCCGTGACCAACCTCCTCAGCAACGCGGGCCGCCACACCCCGGAAGGCACCCGCGTCGACATCGCCCTGTCGGCCGGACCGCGGTGGACGCGGCTCTCCGTCACCGACGACGGCCCCGGCATCCCCGCCGATCTCCGCGCGCGGGTGTTCGGCCGCTTCACCCGGGGCGACACCTCCCGCGCCCGTGCCACCGGCTCCACCGGCCTCGGACTCGCCATCGTGGACGCCGTCGCCCGGGCGCATTCGGGACGCGCGGAGGTACAGAGCAGGCCCGGCCGCACCTGCTTCACCCTCGTCCTGCCGAGCGCGCGCGATGGGCAGCCGGTCGAACCCCCGTGA
- a CDS encoding NAD(P)H-binding protein gives MLVTGATGRIGRVVIDRLLDAGVPVRALTHRPEAAATLPAKVEVFTGDLTAPESLDPALKGAGAVFLVWTAPPRTAAAVIERLAAHVRRVVFLSSPHQTAHPFFQQPNPMALLHADIERLIAATGLESTIIRPGMLASNSLAWWAPAIREGEVVRWPYGAAETAPVDDRDVAAVAARTLCQDGHVGGDYVLTGPESLTQAAQVDVIGDALGRRIAFEEMTPDEFRSLSEGTAPASVVDMLLAAWSAAVGQPAYVTTAVTDILGTAPRTLRQWAADHATAFTEGS, from the coding sequence GTGCTCGTGACCGGGGCGACGGGCCGGATCGGCCGCGTCGTCATCGACCGACTCCTCGACGCGGGCGTGCCGGTCCGCGCCCTCACCCATCGCCCCGAGGCGGCGGCAACCCTTCCGGCGAAGGTCGAGGTCTTTACCGGCGACCTCACCGCGCCCGAGTCGCTCGACCCGGCATTGAAAGGCGCCGGTGCGGTCTTCCTCGTGTGGACCGCCCCGCCTCGCACCGCCGCGGCAGTCATCGAGCGACTGGCAGCCCACGTACGGCGGGTCGTCTTCCTCTCCTCCCCGCACCAGACGGCGCACCCCTTCTTCCAGCAGCCCAATCCCATGGCGCTACTGCACGCCGACATCGAGCGACTCATCGCGGCCACCGGTCTCGAGTCGACGATCATCCGGCCGGGGATGCTCGCGTCGAACTCTCTGGCCTGGTGGGCGCCCGCGATCCGGGAGGGCGAAGTCGTCCGGTGGCCTTACGGCGCCGCCGAGACGGCACCGGTCGACGACCGCGACGTCGCAGCCGTCGCGGCGCGGACGCTCTGTCAGGACGGACACGTCGGAGGCGACTACGTCCTCACCGGACCCGAATCGCTGACCCAAGCCGCGCAGGTGGACGTCATCGGTGACGCCCTGGGGCGCCGGATCGCATTCGAGGAGATGACGCCGGACGAGTTCCGAAGCCTGTCGGAGGGTACGGCGCCCGCTTCGGTCGTCGACATGCTGCTCGCCGCGTGGAGCGCGGCGGTCGGACAGCCCGCGTACGTCACCACTGCGGTGACCGACATCCTCGGGACCGCACCGCGAACGCTCCGCCAGTGGGCCGCCGACCACGCCACCGCGTTCACGGAGGGCTCGTAA
- a CDS encoding TetR/AcrR family transcriptional regulator has product MSEPTGLRARKKERTRDAIGNAAVSLFLEHGFDRVSVNDIAAAAEISKPTLFRYFPTKEDLVLHRFADHQGEAARVVRDRGAGIEPVTALHRHFRAGLDRYDPVTGLNDHPEVVAFHRLVFSTPSLAGRLTQYQLEDEEALADALGEGIQARLRAAQVLAVQRVLARANWQKIADGRTASDVHPEAVADADQAFNHLH; this is encoded by the coding sequence ATGAGCGAGCCGACGGGACTGCGGGCCCGCAAGAAGGAGCGGACACGCGACGCCATCGGCAACGCGGCCGTCTCACTGTTCCTGGAGCACGGCTTCGACCGCGTTTCGGTCAACGACATCGCCGCGGCGGCCGAGATCTCCAAGCCGACCCTCTTCCGGTACTTCCCCACCAAGGAAGACCTGGTGCTGCACCGGTTCGCGGACCATCAGGGCGAGGCGGCACGCGTCGTACGTGACCGCGGGGCGGGCATCGAGCCGGTGACGGCGCTGCACCGGCACTTCCGGGCCGGCCTCGATCGGTACGACCCCGTCACCGGCCTCAACGATCATCCCGAGGTGGTGGCGTTCCACCGGCTGGTGTTCAGCACACCGAGCCTCGCGGGACGACTCACGCAGTACCAGCTCGAGGACGAGGAGGCACTGGCCGACGCCCTCGGCGAAGGCATCCAGGCACGCTTGCGAGCAGCCCAGGTACTCGCGGTCCAACGGGTGCTCGCCCGGGCCAACTGGCAGAAGATCGCCGACGGCCGGACCGCCAGCGACGTCCACCCCGAGGCCGTGGCCGATGCCGACCAGGCATTCAACCACCTGCACTGA
- a CDS encoding YybH family protein, whose translation MSENEKALKPEDLTRLFVERANAGDAAGLAALYEEDAVMAYPPGSVTTGREAIRQLWEKVLAGAPRFEPEKPLPTLVCGDIALTSTPPKGGAGARAQVVRRQSDGTRLRIVDQPEFRSLTR comes from the coding sequence GTGTCCGAGAACGAGAAGGCCCTGAAGCCGGAGGACCTCACCCGCCTCTTCGTGGAACGCGCCAACGCCGGTGACGCCGCCGGCCTCGCCGCGCTGTACGAGGAGGACGCGGTGATGGCCTACCCACCGGGCAGCGTGACGACCGGTCGGGAAGCCATCCGTCAACTGTGGGAGAAGGTGCTCGCCGGCGCGCCCCGATTCGAACCGGAGAAGCCGCTTCCGACGCTCGTCTGCGGGGACATCGCCCTCACCTCGACCCCACCCAAGGGCGGCGCCGGCGCCCGAGCGCAGGTGGTCCGCCGGCAATCCGACGGTACCCGGCTACGCATCGTGGACCAGCCTGAGTTCCGCTCGCTCACCCGCTGA